A window from Macaca nemestrina isolate mMacNem1 chromosome 8, mMacNem.hap1, whole genome shotgun sequence encodes these proteins:
- the LOC112425622 gene encoding small integral membrane protein 15-like has product MFDIKPWAEYVVEWAAKDPYGFLTAVILALTPLFLASAVLSWKLAKMIEAREKEQKKKQNAKKTLQKLND; this is encoded by the coding sequence ATGTTTGATATAAAGCCTTGGGCTGAATATGTTGTGGAATGGGCTGCAAAGGACCCATATGGCTTCCTTACAGCGGTTATTTTGGCCCTTACTCCACTGTTCCTAGCAAGTGCTGTACTGTCTTGGAAATTGGCCAAGATGATTGAGGCCAGGGAGAAGgagcaaaagaagaaacaaaatgccAAGAAAACACTGCAAAAGCTAAACGACTAA